A region of Sulfuricella denitrificans skB26 DNA encodes the following proteins:
- a CDS encoding respiratory nitrate reductase subunit gamma yields the protein MSFLTVLYACIFYAATAMLVGGLAVKINRYARTPAPLKIPTTPAPTTTGGVVFRMAREVALFESLFKSNKWIWLFGWLFHVSLLLVTLRHLRYFTDPVWFWVVWAQPFGKYAGFAMVAGLGGLWARRFLVDRVRYISTPSDHLMLVLLLGIGLSGLGMSFVAHTDIVAVKEFFLGLMVFDLHPLPADPVLLVHLSLVALLMVIFPISKLLHAPGIFFSPTRNQTDDSRERRHIAPWATKFDVGSGSKSK from the coding sequence ATGTCGTTTCTGACCGTGCTGTATGCGTGCATTTTCTACGCGGCTACTGCCATGCTGGTCGGCGGGCTGGCGGTTAAAATTAACCGCTACGCTCGTACGCCTGCACCCCTCAAAATACCAACCACGCCTGCACCGACTACTACGGGCGGTGTAGTGTTTCGGATGGCACGAGAAGTAGCGCTTTTCGAGAGCCTCTTCAAGTCAAACAAATGGATCTGGCTATTCGGCTGGCTCTTTCATGTTTCTCTGTTGCTTGTTACCTTGCGCCATTTGCGCTATTTCACAGATCCGGTCTGGTTCTGGGTGGTATGGGCTCAACCGTTCGGAAAGTATGCCGGTTTCGCTATGGTAGCAGGCCTTGGCGGACTGTGGGCACGCCGCTTCCTGGTTGACCGCGTGCGCTACATTTCGACGCCTTCCGATCATCTGATGTTGGTGCTTTTGCTCGGCATTGGCCTGTCGGGCTTGGGGATGAGTTTTGTTGCGCATACGGATATCGTCGCAGTGAAAGAGTTCTTTCTGGGACTCATGGTTTTCGACCTGCACCCACTCCCGGCCGATCCGGTGCTGCTGGTACATTTGAGTCTGGTGGCATTGCTTATGGTGATTTTTCCGATCAGCAAGCTACTGCATGCGCCAGGGATATTCTTTAGCCCAACCCGCAACCAAACTGACGATTCACGTGAACGGCGTCATATCGCTCCATGGGCAACGAAGTTTGACGTAGGTTCAGGGTCGAAGTCGAAATAG
- the tusC gene encoding sulfurtransferase complex subunit TusC, which translates to MSESTGGIDMDEESSGTVKKFAFINRKAPYGTIYALESLEVVLISAAFDQDVSLVFMDDGVYQLKKGQGTKAVGMKNFSPTYRALEGYDIEKLYVEKESLESRGLTEEDLIVDVEVLTAEEMATLMDEQDVVMSF; encoded by the coding sequence ATGAGTGAAAGCACAGGAGGTATCGATATGGACGAAGAATCCTCGGGTACCGTAAAAAAATTCGCATTCATTAATCGTAAAGCGCCATATGGCACTATCTATGCGTTGGAATCTCTTGAAGTTGTGCTGATCAGCGCCGCTTTCGATCAGGACGTCAGCTTGGTGTTCATGGACGATGGCGTGTACCAGCTTAAAAAGGGCCAGGGCACCAAAGCAGTCGGTATGAAGAATTTCTCGCCTACCTACCGTGCGCTGGAAGGCTACGATATCGAAAAGCTCTACGTCGAGAAAGAGTCGCTGGAATCCCGCGGTCTGACCGAGGAAGATCTGATCGTCGACGTGGAAGTGCTGACTGCCGAAGAAATGGCGACACTCATGGACGAGCAAGACGTCGTCATGAGTTTCTGA
- the tusD gene encoding sulfurtransferase complex subunit TusD, which translates to MKFGILVNEGPYNHQAADTAYQFAKAAIDKGHEIHRVFFYHDGVNNASKLTEPPADDRNIVNRWSKMAEEHGVDLVVCVAAALRRGIVNENLASGFRISGLGQLVESGIQADRLVTFGD; encoded by the coding sequence ATGAAATTCGGAATATTGGTGAATGAAGGCCCGTACAACCACCAGGCGGCAGATACTGCGTATCAGTTTGCCAAGGCGGCGATTGACAAGGGCCACGAAATCCATCGTGTGTTTTTCTATCATGACGGTGTGAACAATGCGAGCAAGCTGACCGAGCCGCCTGCGGATGACCGCAATATCGTCAACCGCTGGAGTAAGATGGCGGAAGAGCATGGTGTTGACTTGGTAGTATGTGTGGCTGCTGCTTTGCGTCGCGGTATCGTGAATGAAAATTTGGCGTCGGGATTTCGGATTTCCGGTCTGGGTCAGCTGGTTGAATCCGGCATCCAGGCGGATCGTCTGGTTACCTTCGGCGATTGA
- the tusB gene encoding sulfurtransferase complex subunit TusB, with protein MLHIVNKSPSERNALDSCLRMAKKGSTILLIEDAVYAVTKGSTVESKMKAAMAKDIHVYALWPDLEARGMQDTVIDGIKQVDYPGFVDLVADNKNVQSWL; from the coding sequence ATGTTGCATATCGTAAATAAATCACCTTCTGAGAGAAATGCGCTGGATTCTTGTCTGCGTATGGCCAAGAAGGGTTCCACCATTCTATTGATTGAAGATGCAGTGTATGCCGTGACCAAGGGCAGCACAGTTGAGAGCAAGATGAAGGCGGCAATGGCTAAAGACATCCATGTTTATGCTTTGTGGCCCGATCTGGAGGCGCGCGGCATGCAGGACACCGTGATCGATGGCATCAAGCAGGTCGACTACCCGGGTTTCGTGGATTTGGTAGCAGATAACAAAAACGTCCAGTCCTGGCTTTGA
- a CDS encoding TusE/DsrC/DsvC family sulfur relay protein, producing MGFEINGKTYETDEEGYLVNLSEWDEEAAKYLAVEEKVDLTDSHWEVINFLREYYNDYQIAPAVRVLTKAIGKKLGPEKGNSKYLYELFPYGPAKQACKIAGLPKPTGCI from the coding sequence ATGGGCTTTGAAATCAACGGCAAGACATACGAAACCGACGAAGAAGGTTACCTGGTTAATCTGAGCGAGTGGGATGAGGAAGCTGCCAAGTACTTGGCGGTGGAAGAGAAAGTCGACCTGACCGATTCGCACTGGGAAGTGATCAACTTTCTGCGCGAATATTACAACGACTATCAGATTGCTCCCGCCGTTCGTGTTCTGACCAAGGCCATTGGCAAGAAATTGGGACCTGAGAAAGGTAACAGCAAGTACCTGTACGAATTGTTCCCCTACGGACCAGCCAAGCAGGCATGTAAGATTGCCGGCTTGCCAAAGCCGACTGGCTGTATCTAA